The following proteins come from a genomic window of Pseudomonas sp. J452:
- a CDS encoding ferrous iron transporter B: MVTGATSLSLVRDELFTTMEETEQSLEHFIAERHNGSLLQQAVENLQQVRGTLNLIELAGAELLAQEVLQQATDIPAGAGEERDVQLSALSSAMYVLRRYLENVDAHRQEMPELLLPAINELRQAGAQPPLPESFFFSVRLDQQRAARMVPGDVSADDTRRLRHMYQVGLLGFIREDNPQAGLKLMLRALARLDSLFGDDSRGRLCWVGAAAVEAQLDGQLLPRKSRKQLFSRLDRELKQALGNSTYEAPRSLLKELLYLVALADSKGEQASSVREVFGLNALPFTDHLLDEEYQRLSGPGQGVMRSLSSAIREELASVKDLLDLIERGTAQSDSFGNLHALLGKLAKTLGMVGLSSAANALQVQLPVVAGWGEASPAQMQDLHKLAEAVLYVESMVASLERGERRDQRPAQIQPGDEGEAFAAHQLTEARIVVVDEAQGGLALAKRAITSYLESNGDRMHLANVPISLQAVRGGLWFLGQERAAKLIGLCADYIQTRMIETQQMPSEQMLETLADALSSLEYYLEGGAVLRPETSPSVLDLAEESVRALGLPVAA, from the coding sequence ATGGTCACTGGAGCGACATCCCTGAGCCTGGTGCGTGACGAACTGTTCACCACCATGGAAGAGACCGAACAGAGTCTCGAACACTTCATCGCCGAGCGGCACAACGGCAGCCTGCTGCAGCAGGCGGTGGAAAACCTGCAGCAGGTGCGCGGCACGCTCAACCTGATCGAGCTGGCCGGTGCCGAGCTGCTGGCCCAGGAAGTCCTGCAACAGGCCACCGATATCCCCGCCGGCGCCGGCGAAGAGCGCGACGTGCAGCTCTCGGCGCTGAGCAGTGCGATGTATGTGCTGCGCCGCTATCTGGAAAACGTCGACGCCCATCGCCAGGAAATGCCTGAGCTGCTGCTGCCGGCGATCAACGAGCTGCGTCAGGCCGGTGCGCAGCCGCCGCTGCCGGAGAGTTTCTTCTTCAGCGTGCGGCTCGATCAGCAGCGCGCTGCCCGCATGGTTCCCGGTGATGTATCGGCTGACGATACCCGTCGCCTGCGTCACATGTACCAGGTCGGTCTGCTCGGTTTCATCCGCGAGGACAACCCCCAGGCTGGGCTCAAGTTGATGCTGCGTGCCCTGGCGCGTCTCGACAGCCTGTTTGGCGACGACTCGCGCGGGCGCCTGTGCTGGGTCGGTGCCGCTGCCGTGGAAGCACAGCTGGATGGCCAGCTGTTGCCACGCAAGTCGCGCAAGCAGCTGTTCTCCCGTCTCGATCGCGAACTCAAGCAAGCCCTGGGCAACAGCACCTACGAGGCGCCGCGCAGCCTGCTCAAGGAACTGCTGTACCTGGTGGCCCTGGCCGACAGTAAGGGCGAGCAGGCCAGCTCGGTGCGCGAGGTGTTCGGCCTCAATGCGCTGCCATTTACCGACCATCTGCTCGATGAGGAATACCAGCGCCTGTCCGGGCCGGGGCAGGGCGTGATGCGTTCGCTGTCCTCGGCGATTCGCGAGGAGCTGGCCAGCGTCAAGGATCTGCTCGATCTGATCGAGCGCGGCACGGCCCAGTCGGACAGCTTCGGCAACCTGCATGCGTTGCTGGGCAAACTGGCCAAGACCCTCGGCATGGTTGGCCTGAGCTCGGCGGCCAATGCCCTGCAGGTACAACTGCCGGTGGTAGCTGGCTGGGGCGAAGCCAGCCCGGCGCAAATGCAGGATCTGCACAAGCTTGCCGAAGCCGTGCTCTATGTGGAAAGCATGGTAGCCAGCCTGGAACGTGGCGAGCGCCGTGATCAGCGTCCTGCGCAGATTCAGCCGGGCGACGAGGGCGAGGCCTTCGCCGCGCATCAGCTGACCGAGGCGCGCATCGTGGTGGTCGACGAGGCCCAGGGCGGTCTGGCCCTGGCCAAGCGGGCGATCACTTCCTACCTGGAATCCAACGGTGACCGCATGCACCTGGCCAACGTGCCCATCAGCCTGCAGGCGGTGCGCGGTGGCTTGTGGTTCCTCGGTCAGGAGCGCGCGGCCAAGTTGATCGGTCTGTGTGCCGACTATATCCAGACACGCATGATCGAAACCCAGCAGATGCCTTCCGAGCAGATGCTGGAAACCCTGGCCGATGCCCTCAGCAGCCTGGAGTACTACCTGGAAGGTGGCGCCGTGCTGCGTCCGGAAACCAGCCCGAGTGTGCTCGACCTCGCTGAGGAAAGCGTGCGTGCCCTGGGTCTGCCGGTAGCCGCCTGA
- a CDS encoding TSUP family transporter yields MPFPFELGVDPLTLAILALVAFTAGFIDAIAGGGGLLTIPALLTAGLPPHLVLGTNKLCATFGSATASYTFYRRKLFHPRQWRNALLATALGATLGAILAHWLPAAWLNQMLPAVVFGCGLYLLFGKTPPTHAQQDAPIAQRRQWPQGLGLGFYDGVAGPGTGAFWTVSTLLLYPLDLVRASGVARSMNFVSNAMALTVFIITGQVAWLLGICMGLALMAGAFFGARTAIRGGSKFIRPVFILVVLALTARLAWQHWFGQA; encoded by the coding sequence ATGCCTTTTCCTTTTGAGTTGGGAGTCGACCCACTCACTCTGGCGATTCTCGCCCTGGTCGCCTTCACTGCCGGCTTTATCGACGCGATTGCCGGCGGTGGTGGCCTGCTGACCATCCCCGCCCTGCTCACGGCTGGTCTGCCGCCGCATCTGGTGCTGGGCACCAACAAACTGTGCGCCACCTTCGGCTCGGCCACCGCCAGCTACACCTTCTACCGGCGCAAGCTGTTCCATCCCCGGCAATGGCGCAATGCCCTGCTGGCCACGGCGCTGGGAGCCACCCTGGGCGCCATTCTGGCCCACTGGCTGCCCGCCGCCTGGCTGAACCAGATGCTGCCGGCGGTGGTGTTCGGCTGCGGCCTGTACCTGCTGTTCGGCAAGACCCCGCCAACCCATGCGCAGCAGGATGCGCCCATTGCCCAGCGCCGCCAGTGGCCACAGGGGCTCGGCCTGGGCTTCTACGACGGCGTGGCCGGCCCCGGCACCGGCGCCTTCTGGACGGTCAGCACGCTGCTGCTCTACCCACTGGACCTGGTGCGCGCCAGCGGCGTGGCACGCAGCATGAACTTCGTCAGCAATGCCATGGCCCTGACGGTGTTCATCATCACCGGCCAGGTGGCCTGGCTGCTCGGCATCTGCATGGGCCTGGCACTGATGGCCGGGGCCTTCTTCGGTGCGCGCACGGCGATTCGCGGCGGCTCGAAGTTCATCCGCCCGGTATTCATTCTGGTGGTGTTGGCGCTGACCGCGCGCCTGGCCTGGCAGCACTGGTTCGGCCAGGCGTAG
- a CDS encoding histidine phosphatase family protein: MGSIYLIRHGQASFGADDYDVLSPTGIRQAEVLGDHLAHLGLSFDRCVSGTLRRQQHTATAALQRCVAAGLPAPELELDAGFNEFDAEAVIRGLLPAMLPSEPDALDILRNPKDNRAAFQRLFARIIQRWVSGEHDQPGHETWQGFVGGVQSGLERLLAQAEHRQNIAVFTSGGTITALLHLLTGVPAHKAFDLNWQIVNTSLSRLQFRGNEVTLASFNSRVHLELLKAPELITYR, encoded by the coding sequence GTGGGCAGCATCTACCTGATTCGCCATGGCCAAGCCTCTTTCGGTGCAGACGACTATGACGTGCTGTCGCCGACCGGTATTCGCCAGGCAGAAGTACTCGGTGATCACCTGGCACACCTCGGCCTGAGCTTTGATCGCTGCGTCAGCGGCACCCTGCGCCGCCAACAGCATACCGCCACAGCCGCCTTGCAGCGCTGTGTCGCCGCTGGCCTGCCAGCGCCAGAGCTGGAGCTGGACGCCGGCTTTAACGAATTCGATGCCGAAGCGGTGATCCGTGGTTTGTTGCCAGCCATGCTGCCGAGCGAGCCGGATGCCCTCGACATCCTGCGCAATCCGAAAGACAACCGCGCCGCCTTCCAGCGCCTGTTCGCGCGCATTATCCAGCGCTGGGTCAGCGGAGAACACGACCAGCCCGGCCATGAAACCTGGCAAGGTTTCGTCGGTGGTGTACAGTCAGGGCTCGAGCGCCTGCTCGCCCAAGCTGAGCACAGACAGAACATCGCCGTGTTCACCTCCGGCGGCACCATTACCGCATTGCTCCACCTGTTGACCGGCGTACCCGCCCACAAGGCGTTCGATCTCAACTGGCAAATCGTCAACACCTCGCTGTCGCGCCTGCAGTTTCGCGGCAACGAGGTGACCCTGGCTTCCTTCAACAGCCGTGTGCATTTGGAGCTGTTGAAGGCGCCGGAACTCATCACCTATCGCTGA
- a CDS encoding phosphotransferase family protein: MTLTDQSTGIRDGEELDAAIIDQYLKAHIPGLTGEPRISQFPGGASNLTYLLEYPQQEFVLRRPPFGHKAKSAHDMGREYRILNQLNAGFPYCPKAYVHCTDESVIGAEFYVMQRVKGIILRSDMPTELNFSAEQTRALCKSFIDKLVDLHNVDYQACGLADLGKPEGYVKRQIEGWSDRYEKALTPDAPTWEPVKAWLREKMPADHRKPAIAHNDYRFDNVILDPSNPMQIIGVLDWELTTIGDPLMDLGNTLAYWIEAADPAPVQLMRRQPSNAPGMLTRQEFVDYYAERSGIQIDNFDFYYTYGLFRLAGIVQQIYYRFFHGQTKDKRFAQFVHMNKLLEQMSLQVIGKSTL, encoded by the coding sequence ATGACGCTTACAGACCAGTCCACCGGGATTCGCGATGGCGAAGAACTCGATGCCGCCATCATCGACCAGTACCTCAAGGCGCATATTCCCGGCCTGACCGGCGAGCCGCGCATCAGCCAGTTCCCGGGCGGCGCCTCGAACCTGACCTATCTGCTGGAATACCCGCAGCAGGAATTCGTCCTGCGCCGCCCGCCGTTCGGCCACAAGGCCAAGTCGGCGCACGACATGGGCCGCGAGTACCGCATCCTCAACCAGCTCAACGCCGGCTTCCCCTACTGCCCCAAGGCCTACGTGCACTGCACCGACGAGTCGGTGATCGGCGCCGAGTTCTATGTGATGCAGCGGGTCAAGGGCATCATCCTGCGCTCGGACATGCCGACCGAGCTGAACTTCAGCGCCGAGCAGACCCGCGCGCTGTGCAAGAGCTTCATCGACAAGCTGGTCGACTTGCACAACGTTGATTACCAGGCCTGCGGACTGGCCGACCTGGGTAAGCCGGAAGGCTACGTCAAGCGCCAGATCGAAGGCTGGAGCGATCGCTACGAGAAGGCCCTGACCCCCGATGCGCCGACCTGGGAACCGGTCAAGGCCTGGCTGCGCGAGAAGATGCCAGCCGACCACCGCAAACCGGCCATCGCCCACAACGACTACCGCTTCGACAACGTGATCCTCGACCCGAGCAACCCGATGCAGATCATCGGCGTGCTGGACTGGGAGCTGACCACCATCGGCGACCCGCTGATGGACCTGGGCAACACCCTCGCCTACTGGATCGAGGCGGCCGACCCGGCGCCGGTGCAACTGATGCGCCGTCAGCCAAGCAACGCCCCCGGCATGCTGACTCGCCAGGAGTTCGTCGACTACTACGCCGAGCGCTCGGGCATCCAGATCGACAATTTCGATTTCTACTACACCTACGGCCTGTTCCGCCTGGCCGGCATCGTGCAGCAGATCTACTACCGCTTCTTCCACGGCCAGACCAAGGACAAGCGCTTCGCCCAGTTCGTTCACATGAACAAACTGCTGGAGCAGATGAGCCTGCAGGTCATCGGCAAATCCACCCTCTAA
- a CDS encoding SCP2 sterol-binding domain-containing protein — translation MSSVADTINSMQSKFNASAAAGLDLVFQFNIEDGENYALIVKDGTCDVQQGDNANANVTLIMDSATLAGIASGETDGMQAFMGGKLRAEGDMMLAMKLAELFPV, via the coding sequence ATGAGCTCCGTTGCCGACACCATCAACTCCATGCAGTCCAAGTTCAACGCCAGCGCTGCTGCCGGCCTGGACCTGGTATTCCAGTTCAACATCGAAGACGGTGAGAACTACGCGCTGATCGTCAAAGACGGCACCTGCGACGTACAGCAAGGCGACAACGCCAATGCCAACGTCACCCTGATCATGGACAGCGCCACCCTGGCCGGCATCGCCAGCGGCGAAACCGACGGCATGCAAGCCTTCATGGGCGGCAAACTGCGCGCCGAAGGCGACATGATGCTGGCCATGAAACTGGCCGAACTGTTCCCGGTGTAA
- the nudC gene encoding NAD(+) diphosphatase — protein sequence MAAGWQTTPVLDNSQAGGWALVHGAQGFLADSNGVLFPREWLKRQDLPLRGEQGLGYFNGEAVWLLQLEQPAELPGCYWQSLRQFMLQADYPTFRMLAFAEQVATWQSQHRFCGRCGTPTQQVAGERCMRCPSCGLDGYARISPSMIVLVTRGDEILLARSPRFVPGVYSTLAGFVEPGESAEECVLREVHEEVGIEVGNLQYLGSQGWPFPHSLMLGFHAEYVGGEIVPQADEIEDARWFPIEQLPPLPMTRSIARYLIDLYVARRLGQPEPQLAR from the coding sequence ATGGCAGCGGGTTGGCAGACCACTCCAGTGCTGGATAACAGCCAGGCCGGTGGCTGGGCGCTGGTGCATGGCGCTCAGGGTTTCCTGGCCGACAGCAATGGCGTGCTGTTTCCCCGCGAATGGCTCAAGCGTCAGGACCTGCCGCTGCGCGGCGAACAGGGCCTGGGCTATTTCAATGGCGAGGCCGTCTGGCTGCTGCAGCTGGAGCAGCCTGCCGAATTGCCCGGCTGTTACTGGCAGAGCCTGCGTCAGTTCATGCTGCAGGCCGATTACCCGACGTTCCGCATGCTGGCGTTCGCCGAGCAGGTGGCGACCTGGCAGAGCCAGCATCGCTTCTGCGGGCGCTGCGGCACGCCGACCCAGCAGGTAGCGGGCGAGCGCTGCATGCGTTGTCCGTCCTGCGGCCTGGATGGCTATGCGCGTATTTCACCGAGCATGATTGTGCTGGTCACCCGTGGTGACGAGATTCTCCTGGCCCGTTCGCCGCGCTTCGTGCCTGGTGTGTACAGCACCCTGGCCGGTTTCGTCGAGCCGGGGGAGTCGGCGGAGGAGTGCGTGCTGCGCGAAGTGCATGAGGAGGTCGGCATCGAGGTCGGCAACCTGCAGTATCTCGGTAGCCAGGGCTGGCCGTTCCCGCATTCGCTGATGCTCGGTTTCCATGCCGAATATGTCGGCGGCGAGATCGTCCCGCAGGCCGACGAGATCGAGGATGCGCGCTGGTTTCCTATCGAGCAGCTGCCACCGTTGCCGATGACGCGTTCGATCGCCCGCTATCTGATCGACCTCTATGTGGCTCGCCGCCTGGGCCAGCCCGAGCCGCAGCTGGCACGGTAG
- a CDS encoding SDR family oxidoreductase produces the protein MSKTNLFDLDGKIAFVSGASRGIGEAIAKLLAQQGAHVIVSSRKIDDCQKVADAILADGGKATAIACHIGEMEQISNVFAMIREQFGRLDILVNNAATNPQFCNVLDTDLSAFQKTVDVNIRGYYFMSIEGGKLMKAGGGGSIINVASINGVSPGEFQGIYSVTKAAVISMTKVFAKECAQFGIRCNALLPGLTDTKFASALTKNDAILNLALQRIPLKRVAAPSEMAGAVLYLASEASSYTTGVALNVDGGFLS, from the coding sequence ATGTCCAAGACCAACCTGTTCGACCTCGACGGCAAGATCGCTTTCGTCTCCGGCGCCAGCCGTGGCATCGGTGAGGCCATCGCCAAGCTGCTGGCCCAGCAAGGCGCCCACGTGATCGTGTCGAGCCGCAAGATCGACGACTGCCAGAAAGTCGCCGACGCCATCCTCGCCGACGGCGGCAAGGCCACTGCCATTGCCTGCCACATCGGCGAGATGGAGCAGATCAGCAACGTCTTCGCGATGATCCGCGAGCAGTTCGGCCGCCTCGACATCCTGGTCAACAACGCCGCCACCAACCCGCAGTTCTGCAACGTGCTGGACACCGACCTGAGCGCGTTCCAGAAAACCGTCGACGTCAACATCCGCGGCTACTACTTCATGTCCATCGAAGGCGGCAAGCTGATGAAGGCCGGCGGTGGCGGCAGCATCATCAACGTCGCCTCGATCAACGGCGTCTCGCCGGGCGAGTTCCAGGGCATCTACTCGGTGACCAAAGCCGCCGTGATCAGCATGACCAAGGTCTTCGCCAAGGAGTGCGCGCAGTTCGGCATCCGCTGCAACGCCCTGCTGCCGGGCCTGACCGACACCAAGTTCGCCTCCGCGCTGACCAAGAACGACGCCATCCTCAACCTCGCCCTGCAGCGCATCCCGCTCAAGCGCGTGGCTGCCCCGAGCGAAATGGCCGGTGCCGTGCTGTACCTGGCCAGCGAAGCCTCCAGCTACACCACCGGCGTGGCGCTGAACGTGGATGGTGGCTTCCTCTCCTGA